From Desulfobacterales bacterium, a single genomic window includes:
- a CDS encoding threonine/serine exporter family protein, with protein MQPVERALDVALIVMQNGGSTAMADRTFQNVIKGCKQNSVTAAWRLDFVAANCVAEGRSSTILRPVGPIGVNLNRASEAEILGERVARGEVGTAALDAEIERIKALATPYNRWVMVAAAACTAAFFSRIPGGDWGALGIAFAAAGVGQFVRSLLQSRRLAVAPVTLVCGVLSAFIACIGLRMGLSQTAPATLIASVIYMVPGLPLINGFVGMVSQKYMFVGLERIAAAVFLFLVLAVAIALAIAVVE; from the coding sequence ATGCAACCGGTTGAGAGGGCGTTGGATGTGGCTTTGATCGTCATGCAGAATGGCGGCTCAACGGCGATGGCGGATCGGACCTTTCAGAATGTCATCAAAGGATGCAAACAGAACAGCGTTACCGCGGCATGGCGGCTGGATTTCGTGGCGGCAAACTGTGTAGCGGAAGGACGGTCTTCAACGATCCTGCGGCCGGTCGGCCCGATCGGCGTCAACCTGAATCGCGCCTCCGAAGCAGAGATCCTTGGCGAGCGGGTGGCAAGAGGAGAGGTCGGCACTGCGGCCCTTGATGCCGAGATCGAGCGCATTAAGGCACTTGCCACTCCCTATAATCGGTGGGTGATGGTAGCGGCCGCAGCCTGCACCGCGGCGTTTTTTTCCCGGATCCCCGGGGGGGATTGGGGGGCACTCGGCATAGCCTTTGCGGCTGCGGGTGTTGGGCAGTTTGTCCGGTCCCTGCTTCAGTCCCGGAGGCTCGCAGTCGCACCCGTGACGCTTGTCTGTGGAGTGCTTTCTGCTTTTATTGCCTGTATCGGGCTGCGGATGGGTCTGAGCCAGACGGCGCCGGCGACGCTGATTGCGTCGGTTATCTACATGGTCCCGGGTCTCCCGTTAATCAACGGATTTGTTGGCATGGTATCCCAAAAATATATGTTTGTGGGATTGGAACGGATAGCCGCTGCCGTGTTTTTGTTTCTGGTCCTGGCGGTTGCCATTGCGCTCGCCATTGCTGTCGTCGAGTAA
- a CDS encoding response regulator transcription factor: MKKSRIMLADKHANMLGGICRLLEDEAKTVLMVADERSLYDALESFHPDVVLVDQSLPFSGGINIASALKRDFPNIKIIILSLHEERSIIKDAMAAGADGFVLKRRAVIDLIPAIREVLEGRKYISSLMNGVS; encoded by the coding sequence TTGAAAAAAAGCCGCATCATGCTCGCTGATAAACATGCAAACATGCTGGGAGGGATATGCCGCCTTCTTGAAGATGAGGCCAAGACGGTTTTGATGGTGGCCGACGAGAGGTCGCTCTATGATGCCCTGGAAAGCTTCCATCCCGATGTGGTGTTGGTTGATCAGTCGCTTCCATTTTCAGGGGGAATAAACATTGCATCGGCGCTCAAAAGAGATTTTCCCAACATAAAAATCATTATTCTGAGCCTCCATGAAGAAAGATCAATAATAAAAGACGCGATGGCGGCAGGAGCCGATGGCTTTGTTTTAAAGCGAAGAGCAGTGATCGATTTGATTCCAGCCATCCGGGAAGTCCTTGAAGGCCGGAAATACATTTCATCGCTTATGAATGGCGTGTCGTGA
- a CDS encoding threonine/serine exporter family protein, with translation MDLLAILMNSLWAGLFAGGLGILLTAPPRYIVPAFLSGFAGRFVRDAFMSWGMNQNWSTAVAAAVVVWVAVILIRGHEVSPVVMISGVLPLGAAVAMFNGIVELMRVSSIQGEALSGASVALIANMGKVFTTSLAIALGLGAGVAITRLFRREGE, from the coding sequence ATGGACCTCTTGGCAATTCTTATGAATAGTCTGTGGGCGGGCCTTTTCGCCGGCGGCCTGGGGATTCTTCTCACGGCGCCGCCTCGATACATTGTCCCCGCATTTCTCAGCGGTTTTGCCGGGCGTTTCGTTCGTGATGCATTCATGAGTTGGGGAATGAATCAAAACTGGTCGACCGCGGTTGCCGCCGCCGTTGTTGTCTGGGTCGCAGTGATCCTCATCCGCGGGCATGAGGTATCCCCTGTTGTCATGATCAGCGGGGTCCTCCCGCTCGGCGCCGCCGTAGCCATGTTCAATGGAATTGTGGAACTGATGAGGGTTTCAAGCATTCAAGGAGAGGCCCTCAGCGGCGCATCGGTCGCATTGATTGCCAACATGGGCAAAGTCTTTACCACATCTTTGGCTATCGCGCTGGGGCTTGGAGCGGGCGTGGCCATCACCCGACTTTTCAGACGGGAAGGGGAATAA
- a CDS encoding pyruvate formate lyase family protein, translating to MKKGGTMGMETAQVLSAQEQAILEGKKVLHGTVTDRVLRMFDAIRTYGPPRVTLDRAVYFTESFKVTEGQPLVLRWAKALKNIAEKMTVTIFDDELIVGRPNTWFGRYSLVFPELDGSIMKAGAEAFIAAKGAPDAVAVTEEDKKIIDEVLFPYWNGKDFTPNFVRALPPESRAMNYGRDPENVGSKQTFVVVSTSTMRHSQNWVLDFEKMLKRGCKGLREEAKARLAALEHPRDIVLKGPFYEAAIITCDALSLFAKRYSELAAQMAAQTKDVQRKKELEEIAAICAWVPENPARTFREAIQSQWFTQLFSRFEEMVGGDINSGRMDQYFYPTYKKDLEEGRITPEAARELFQCLWLNIMQCIQSSMSPAFAKGREGFSHHETVTIGGQTPDGFDATNELSYVLLESTRALKCSYPELGVRIHANTPDKFLHAVAEVIKDGKGSPKLLNDEFMVPWFMSNGIVRKEALDYAISGCSESRLPNRETHKTGNSGINYGAVIEMTLRDGRMKIHQDEQFGLNTGDPRTFKTYDEVWNAFKMQLENVTKHCMIQTTTAVTLKPRYIAAPLASLMHDLAMEQGRDLHTHADYFPGGLDAGCIDGLGGFATCIDSLAAIKHLVYDTKKLTWDQLLEALECNWEGREAIRQMCLNAPKYGNGIEWVDAIGYHIQRTVMEYAHKYPKPHGQSYNMRIIPITFHNPCGKATMATPNGRPAGEFLSDGIVPSHGCDTKGPTVTLQSIARATCQIYKEHREDLLNMKMAPANVAGEEGTRRLMHLIRAWCSQKHAHIQFNILNKQSLLDAQKNPEKYRDLVVRVAGYCAYFTELSPSQQAEIIARTEEQMG from the coding sequence ATGAAAAAGGGAGGTACAATGGGTATGGAAACCGCACAGGTACTATCAGCACAAGAACAGGCCATTCTCGAGGGCAAGAAGGTCTTGCACGGCACCGTGACCGACCGGGTCCTCAGAATGTTCGACGCCATTCGCACCTACGGCCCCCCCCGCGTCACCCTGGATCGGGCGGTCTACTTCACCGAGTCTTTCAAGGTCACTGAAGGCCAGCCGCTGGTTCTGCGCTGGGCCAAGGCCCTGAAGAACATCGCGGAAAAAATGACCGTCACCATCTTCGACGATGAGCTGATCGTGGGCCGGCCCAACACCTGGTTCGGGCGGTATTCTCTGGTCTTTCCCGAACTGGACGGCAGCATCATGAAAGCGGGAGCGGAAGCATTCATTGCGGCTAAAGGGGCTCCGGACGCTGTTGCCGTCACCGAGGAAGACAAGAAGATCATTGACGAGGTTCTCTTCCCCTACTGGAATGGCAAGGACTTTACCCCTAATTTCGTCAGGGCGCTGCCTCCTGAAAGCCGGGCCATGAACTACGGGCGGGATCCGGAGAACGTCGGGAGCAAACAGACGTTCGTGGTCGTCAGTACTTCCACCATGCGGCATTCCCAGAACTGGGTCCTTGATTTTGAGAAGATGCTGAAGCGCGGCTGCAAGGGCTTGCGCGAGGAAGCCAAAGCACGGCTGGCCGCGCTGGAGCATCCGCGGGATATTGTCCTCAAAGGGCCATTCTACGAAGCGGCGATCATCACCTGCGACGCATTGAGCCTGTTCGCGAAGCGTTACTCGGAGTTGGCCGCCCAGATGGCAGCCCAGACGAAAGATGTGCAGCGCAAGAAGGAACTGGAGGAGATCGCGGCCATCTGCGCGTGGGTTCCGGAAAATCCGGCGCGCACTTTCCGGGAGGCGATCCAGTCCCAGTGGTTCACCCAGCTTTTCTCGCGCTTTGAGGAGATGGTCGGAGGAGATATCAACTCAGGCCGGATGGACCAGTATTTCTATCCCACGTACAAAAAAGACCTCGAGGAGGGCCGGATCACGCCGGAAGCGGCCCGGGAGCTGTTCCAGTGCCTCTGGTTGAACATCATGCAGTGCATTCAGTCTTCGATGTCGCCCGCCTTTGCCAAGGGCCGCGAGGGATTCTCCCACCACGAGACCGTAACCATCGGCGGCCAGACCCCCGACGGTTTCGACGCCACGAACGAGCTTTCCTATGTGTTGCTGGAATCGACCCGGGCGCTCAAGTGCAGCTACCCGGAGCTGGGAGTGCGGATTCATGCCAATACCCCCGACAAGTTCCTGCATGCCGTGGCTGAGGTCATCAAGGACGGCAAAGGCTCGCCCAAACTGCTGAACGACGAGTTCATGGTGCCGTGGTTTATGAGCAACGGCATCGTGAGAAAAGAAGCCCTGGATTACGCCATATCCGGATGCAGCGAATCGCGTCTGCCGAACCGCGAAACCCACAAGACCGGAAATTCCGGCATCAATTACGGCGCTGTCATTGAGATGACGCTCCGGGACGGCAGGATGAAAATCCATCAGGACGAGCAATTCGGCTTGAATACAGGCGATCCGAGGACCTTCAAGACGTATGACGAGGTGTGGAATGCCTTCAAGATGCAATTGGAGAATGTTACCAAGCATTGCATGATACAGACTACCACGGCAGTCACCCTGAAGCCCAGGTATATCGCGGCTCCGCTGGCCTCCCTGATGCATGATTTGGCCATGGAGCAAGGCCGGGATCTCCACACACACGCGGATTACTTCCCGGGGGGGCTGGATGCGGGCTGTATCGACGGGCTTGGCGGATTCGCCACCTGCATTGACTCCCTGGCAGCGATCAAGCACCTCGTCTATGACACGAAGAAGCTGACCTGGGACCAGCTCCTGGAGGCCCTGGAGTGCAACTGGGAAGGCAGGGAAGCCATTCGCCAGATGTGTCTCAATGCCCCCAAGTACGGCAACGGCATCGAGTGGGTGGACGCCATCGGCTACCATATCCAGCGCACGGTTATGGAATACGCCCACAAGTATCCCAAGCCCCATGGTCAGAGTTACAATATGCGCATCATTCCGATCACCTTCCACAACCCCTGCGGCAAGGCGACCATGGCCACGCCGAACGGCCGGCCGGCCGGAGAATTCCTCTCCGACGGGATTGTTCCCTCCCACGGCTGCGACACCAAGGGGCCCACGGTGACGCTCCAGTCCATCGCCAGGGCGACCTGCCAAATCTACAAGGAGCATCGCGAAGACCTGCTGAATATGAAAATGGCCCCCGCGAATGTGGCCGGGGAAGAGGGGACTCGCCGGCTGATGCATCTTATCCGCGCCTGGTGCAGTCAGAAACATGCACATATTCAGTTCAATATCCTCAATAAGCAATCCCTGCTGGACGCGCAGAAAAATCCGGAAAAATACCGGGATCTCGTCGTTCGGGTTGCCGGCTACTGCGCGTATTTCACCGAACTTTCGCCCTCGCAGCAGGCGGAGATCATCGCGCGGACGGAAGAGCAAATGGGCTGA
- a CDS encoding aconitase X catalytic domain-containing protein — translation MKLTKYEREMLDGVHGEAKKLAMEGLMAFGEAVEAEEMVKLSFIHYIGCPKGFPKDSPEYEQFEWGQGLVLEPFWDMGAKVSDDPNLVCCMDPYVLQIDAYEKEGMPWNNKYFKMSKTVYEAVKEGYNALHKMGWLPTYSCTPHFNSAFPLHGEYAASCESSCACYLNTILGVKTNRESAVAAPYATITGCIPKYGMLLDENRLPKVIYELDDDIKLNLVDDPADWAALGGAIAKRANNRLPAVLNMPPRLMPSAAKALCACASPGMNDPMLHLIGITPGSPTLEAAFGGKVPKDVERIPLSLKDVKAMYAELRTAKTDKVDIVHMGCPLLIYEEIHQIAQAIKGKKVHKDVMLWVQTDTPSYHMAKHYGDAKIIEDAGGKIYHQVCWGMNALSVDWGSDFNVATNSFKQFKIFGGLGHGVIFASLPELINAAVTGKYDSTRWDEPLEIDRVIPDPSIDDIEEFRGKHEIF, via the coding sequence ATGAAGCTTACAAAATACGAACGAGAAATGCTCGACGGGGTTCACGGCGAGGCCAAGAAGCTCGCCATGGAAGGACTGATGGCCTTTGGCGAGGCTGTTGAGGCTGAAGAAATGGTAAAGCTGTCCTTTATTCACTACATCGGCTGCCCCAAAGGCTTTCCGAAAGACTCACCGGAATATGAACAGTTCGAGTGGGGGCAAGGCCTGGTTCTGGAGCCCTTCTGGGATATGGGCGCCAAGGTATCCGATGATCCCAACCTCGTTTGCTGCATGGACCCCTACGTCCTTCAAATCGACGCGTATGAGAAGGAGGGAATGCCTTGGAACAACAAGTATTTCAAGATGTCGAAGACCGTTTATGAAGCCGTCAAGGAAGGCTACAATGCCCTGCATAAGATGGGCTGGCTGCCGACCTACTCCTGCACGCCCCACTTCAACAGCGCTTTTCCTCTGCACGGGGAATACGCCGCCAGTTGTGAATCGAGCTGCGCCTGCTACCTCAACACCATCCTCGGCGTCAAGACGAACCGGGAGAGTGCCGTGGCTGCCCCGTATGCGACAATCACCGGCTGTATCCCGAAGTACGGAATGCTGCTGGACGAGAATCGCCTACCGAAAGTGATTTATGAACTGGACGATGACATCAAACTCAACCTTGTGGATGATCCGGCCGACTGGGCTGCATTAGGCGGCGCCATTGCAAAGCGGGCCAACAACCGGCTTCCGGCTGTGCTCAATATGCCTCCCCGCTTGATGCCCTCGGCCGCCAAGGCTTTGTGCGCCTGCGCTTCCCCCGGCATGAACGATCCGATGCTGCATCTGATCGGCATCACGCCCGGCTCCCCGACGCTGGAGGCCGCCTTCGGGGGCAAGGTGCCCAAGGACGTGGAACGTATTCCCCTCTCCCTCAAGGATGTGAAGGCGATGTATGCGGAGCTGCGTACGGCCAAAACCGACAAGGTGGATATCGTCCACATGGGTTGTCCGCTGCTGATCTACGAGGAAATCCATCAGATCGCCCAAGCCATCAAGGGCAAAAAAGTGCACAAAGACGTCATGCTCTGGGTGCAGACCGATACGCCGAGCTACCACATGGCGAAGCATTACGGGGATGCCAAGATCATCGAGGACGCCGGCGGCAAGATCTATCACCAAGTCTGCTGGGGTATGAATGCGTTGAGTGTGGACTGGGGTAGCGACTTCAACGTCGCCACCAACAGCTTCAAGCAGTTCAAGATCTTTGGCGGCCTGGGACACGGGGTCATATTCGCCAGCCTGCCCGAACTGATCAACGCGGCGGTGACCGGGAAGTATGATTCCACCCGGTGGGATGAACCGCTTGAGATCGACAGAGTGATTCCCGATCCCAGCATCGACGACATTGAGGAGTTCAGAGGAAAACATGAAATCTTTTAA
- a CDS encoding DUF126 domain-containing protein gives MEEKVVLKGKTKAKGRAEGEALVSEMPLSWAPCSILNNGIIKMVGNPMSGQSVKDKIVVYPTVTGSTSGAFGLLFKVRGSKQGPAGIICQAVHGIDVGGAVASRIPAVDSLDTDPLKAIKSGDWVTIEADGFDKPAIVTVTRRG, from the coding sequence ATGGAAGAGAAAGTGGTGTTGAAAGGCAAGACTAAGGCCAAGGGGAGAGCAGAAGGCGAGGCTCTGGTAAGCGAGATGCCTCTAAGTTGGGCCCCGTGTTCCATCCTGAATAATGGAATCATCAAGATGGTCGGAAACCCGATGAGTGGTCAAAGCGTGAAGGACAAGATTGTGGTCTACCCGACGGTGACCGGCTCCACCTCCGGCGCCTTCGGGTTGCTGTTCAAGGTCAGGGGATCCAAGCAGGGCCCTGCAGGCATCATCTGCCAGGCTGTCCATGGCATTGATGTCGGCGGCGCCGTCGCAAGCAGGATTCCCGCCGTGGACAGTCTCGACACCGATCCATTGAAGGCCATCAAGAGCGGCGACTGGGTGACCATCGAGGCAGACGGCTTCGACAAGCCGGCCATCGTTACCGTAACCCGGAGGGGGTAG
- a CDS encoding aconitase X, producing the protein MKLTKKQQEMLDGKHGECKQFCMEKLVDFGEAVESTEMVDLTLVLNECPIWSKDRRNPATLAKLNAYDLGHSPLYDPIFAMKDAHVADETGTACGNDPYLCQLDKVEEKGYPWNFEIPGKGSFKLDPEMVRDYKAGYDKLHEHGWLNWSSCNTYLNTRIPKMGEYCASSESSAACYINTVLGARTNRESPVNTVYCAYTGCLPLYGSHLDENRAAKCIVELDDEVRDNVKGMADFGALGACIAAKAGNRIMAVLNLPKIMFPGATKNLISCASPGMNDPILHLMGITPESPTLEAAFKGNMPKNPERFKVTMDDIVEMYHYLNNLAPAPGPKDAKPVDIVIVGCPHATWDEVREIARLVKGRKIKEGVQLWVQTDTPTYFMAQHYGDTKSIEDAGGKIYHQTCMCMLPFRHFPKNCTVATSSFKYTKLCAGFGAEGTTWIYANPEALVNAAVTGVFKPTARWDYWSQPKENRLASEKDKPLYDGIQPMVS; encoded by the coding sequence ATGAAACTTACCAAAAAACAACAGGAAATGCTCGACGGCAAGCATGGCGAATGCAAGCAGTTCTGTATGGAAAAACTCGTGGACTTCGGCGAAGCGGTCGAGTCTACGGAAATGGTGGACCTCACGCTCGTGCTCAACGAGTGCCCCATCTGGTCGAAGGACCGCAGGAACCCGGCAACGTTGGCGAAGCTCAATGCCTACGACCTGGGACACAGCCCGCTCTATGATCCGATCTTCGCCATGAAGGACGCGCACGTCGCCGACGAAACCGGCACTGCCTGCGGAAACGATCCCTATTTGTGCCAGTTGGACAAGGTCGAAGAAAAGGGCTACCCGTGGAACTTCGAGATCCCGGGCAAGGGCAGCTTCAAGCTCGATCCGGAAATGGTGCGGGATTACAAGGCGGGGTATGACAAGCTGCATGAGCATGGCTGGCTCAACTGGTCCTCGTGCAACACTTATCTCAATACCCGCATCCCCAAGATGGGGGAGTACTGTGCCAGCTCGGAGTCCAGTGCGGCGTGCTACATCAACACCGTCCTGGGTGCAAGGACCAATCGGGAATCCCCCGTCAACACCGTATACTGCGCCTACACCGGCTGCCTGCCATTGTATGGCAGCCACCTGGACGAGAATCGGGCGGCCAAGTGCATCGTGGAGTTGGATGACGAAGTTCGCGATAACGTCAAGGGCATGGCCGATTTTGGCGCCCTGGGCGCCTGCATCGCGGCGAAGGCGGGAAACCGGATCATGGCAGTGCTCAACCTGCCGAAAATCATGTTCCCGGGCGCGACCAAGAATCTGATCTCCTGCGCTTCGCCCGGCATGAACGATCCGATCCTGCATCTGATGGGCATCACGCCGGAATCACCGACGCTGGAAGCCGCGTTCAAAGGCAACATGCCCAAGAACCCGGAACGGTTCAAGGTGACGATGGACGACATCGTTGAGATGTACCACTACCTCAACAACCTGGCGCCGGCGCCCGGCCCGAAAGACGCGAAGCCGGTGGATATCGTGATTGTCGGTTGTCCGCACGCGACTTGGGATGAAGTCCGCGAGATCGCCCGCCTGGTGAAGGGCAGGAAGATCAAGGAGGGCGTGCAGCTTTGGGTGCAGACCGACACGCCGACCTACTTCATGGCGCAGCACTACGGCGATACCAAGAGCATCGAGGATGCCGGCGGCAAGATCTACCACCAGACCTGCATGTGTATGCTCCCATTCCGGCACTTCCCGAAGAACTGCACCGTCGCAACGAGCAGTTTCAAGTACACGAAGCTGTGCGCGGGCTTTGGGGCGGAGGGAACGACCTGGATCTACGCCAACCCGGAGGCCCTCGTCAATGCGGCGGTCACCGGCGTGTTCAAGCCGACCGCGCGCTGGGATTACTGGAGCCAGCCAAAGGAAAATCGGTTGGCCAGCGAAAAGGATAAGCCGCTGTATGACGGCATCCAGCCGATGGTCTCCTAA
- a CDS encoding DUF126 domain-containing protein, translating into METRIVLTGIARSKGKAKAEAMVFSHRFGWAFNHVGNEDGKILTAGWDNLGQSVEGKIVVYPTVTGSTSGAISLYYKVKESKHGPVAIICREVFPFDISGAIAAEIPAVDNLDQDPITTIKNGDMVEIDAPAVGKKATVTITRKGA; encoded by the coding sequence ATGGAAACAAGGATCGTTTTAACAGGCATTGCCCGGTCGAAAGGCAAAGCGAAAGCCGAAGCGATGGTGTTCAGCCATCGCTTTGGATGGGCGTTCAACCACGTCGGCAACGAGGACGGCAAAATCCTGACGGCCGGCTGGGATAACCTGGGCCAATCCGTGGAGGGCAAGATCGTGGTATATCCCACCGTGACCGGCTCCACCAGCGGCGCTATCAGCCTGTACTACAAGGTCAAGGAGTCCAAGCACGGCCCCGTGGCCATCATCTGCCGGGAGGTCTTCCCCTTCGATATCAGCGGCGCCATTGCCGCCGAGATTCCGGCCGTGGACAATTTGGACCAGGACCCGATCACAACCATCAAGAACGGCGACATGGTTGAGATCGACGCGCCAGCGGTCGGCAAGAAGGCCACCGTCACGATCACCCGCAAGGGTGCGTAA
- a CDS encoding response regulator transcription factor, with translation MKKPRVLLADDHKIVLEGMKSLLEGEFEIVASVEDGRALVDQAAALRPDVIVADISMPQLNGIEAARRIKITDKNIKIVFLTMHPDVTYAASAFEAGASGFVLKHSAPSELVTAIHEAMKGRTYITPLIAGDLIRTYQEGVSPEKFLLNKISPRQREVLQLLAEGRSAKEIASVLNVSTRTVEFHKYKMMEQLNIKTSAELVQFAVKHGIVSV, from the coding sequence ATGAAAAAACCACGGGTGCTGTTGGCGGATGATCATAAGATCGTCCTCGAAGGGATGAAAAGCCTTCTGGAGGGCGAGTTTGAAATTGTGGCAAGCGTTGAGGATGGTCGGGCACTTGTGGATCAGGCGGCCGCACTCCGTCCGGATGTGATTGTGGCGGATATTTCGATGCCCCAGCTCAACGGTATTGAAGCGGCTCGCCGGATTAAAATAACCGATAAAAATATTAAAATCGTTTTTCTAACCATGCACCCGGACGTAACCTATGCTGCGAGCGCCTTCGAGGCGGGTGCTTCCGGTTTTGTCCTGAAACACTCGGCTCCATCCGAGCTGGTTACGGCGATCCATGAAGCCATGAAGGGGCGAACGTATATAACCCCCCTGATCGCGGGAGACCTTATCCGCACCTATCAGGAAGGGGTTTCACCGGAAAAGTTTCTGTTGAATAAGATAAGCCCTCGGCAGCGGGAGGTTTTACAGCTCCTGGCCGAAGGTAGGTCCGCCAAAGAAATCGCATCCGTTTTGAATGTTTCAACCCGGACGGTTGAATTTCATAAATACAAGATGATGGAACAGCTCAATATCAAGACCAGCGCCGAATTGGTCCAGTTCGCCGTGAAACACGGCATCGTCTCGGTATAA
- a CDS encoding DUF1254 domain-containing protein, with translation MNSPKMRTEIPASITTPDQVETSLGTLRFFDGLPDADTVRKVYDNLDLIRGVDVFLNTMSAASALANIEGLKSVGCDIFSAVIHENRVDAKTLLLTPNTQTATLWAHMNLKDGPVVVEVPPGVLGLADDLWMRYIIDLVLAGPDKGKGGKYLFLPPVYDGPVSEDYFVARSRTYHVWYGLRGFAVNGDLGPVVKTFKEQFKVYPLARKTNPPPMTFINGSGLYFNTIQSTDFNFFEEINTVIQEEPADAADPEILGQLAAIGIVKGRPFAPDKRMEKILTDAAAIGNATGRALTFRPRDTANYFYPGESSWTEPFVGGSHEFIRNNVRLLDARAGFFYFATGISPAMAVKIVGGGSQYAVATLDAERNYLDGGKTYRLHLPPNVPVNRFWSLIPYDTQTRSVLQTDQRDTALTSESGTVKANADGSVDVYFGPEAPAGKESNWIQTMPGKGWFTMLRLYGALEPWFNKTWRPREIELLG, from the coding sequence ATGAATAGTCCAAAGATGAGAACAGAGATTCCGGCGTCCATCACCACGCCTGACCAAGTTGAGACCTCGCTGGGCACGCTGAGGTTTTTCGACGGTCTTCCGGACGCCGACACCGTTCGGAAGGTCTACGACAATCTCGATCTGATTCGCGGAGTGGACGTCTTCCTCAATACGATGTCAGCGGCCTCGGCCCTTGCCAACATCGAAGGATTGAAAAGTGTGGGTTGCGATATATTCTCGGCGGTCATCCACGAGAATCGGGTGGACGCCAAAACGCTTCTGCTGACCCCGAACACCCAGACGGCGACGCTCTGGGCACACATGAACCTGAAGGACGGCCCAGTGGTTGTCGAAGTGCCGCCGGGCGTGCTCGGCCTTGCTGACGATCTGTGGATGCGCTACATCATCGACCTGGTTCTTGCCGGACCGGACAAGGGCAAAGGCGGGAAGTACCTCTTCCTGCCGCCGGTTTACGACGGCCCGGTGTCAGAGGACTACTTTGTGGCGCGATCCCGCACCTATCACGTGTGGTATGGTTTGCGCGGTTTCGCGGTCAATGGCGACTTGGGTCCGGTAGTGAAGACCTTCAAAGAACAGTTTAAGGTCTACCCGCTCGCTCGAAAAACGAACCCGCCCCCGATGACGTTTATCAATGGTTCCGGTCTGTACTTTAACACGATCCAATCGACCGACTTCAACTTCTTCGAGGAGATCAACACCGTCATCCAGGAGGAGCCCGCCGACGCAGCCGACCCCGAGATTCTTGGACAGCTTGCGGCGATCGGCATCGTGAAGGGCCGGCCGTTTGCGCCGGACAAGCGAATGGAAAAGATTCTCACGGATGCGGCGGCGATCGGAAACGCCACCGGCCGGGCTCTCACCTTCCGCCCGCGGGACACCGCCAACTATTTCTACCCAGGCGAATCGTCGTGGACCGAGCCCTTCGTCGGCGGCAGCCATGAGTTCATCCGGAACAACGTTCGGCTGCTTGATGCGCGCGCCGGTTTCTTCTATTTCGCGACCGGGATTTCTCCGGCAATGGCCGTGAAGATTGTCGGCGGCGGGTCGCAGTATGCCGTGGCCACTCTGGACGCGGAGCGCAACTACCTTGACGGTGGAAAGACCTATCGTCTTCATCTGCCGCCGAACGTGCCGGTCAACCGATTTTGGTCGTTGATTCCCTATGACACCCAGACACGCTCGGTGTTGCAGACAGATCAGCGCGACACGGCGCTGACCAGCGAATCCGGAACAGTGAAAGCAAACGCAGACGGATCCGTAGATGTGTACTTCGGACCGGAAGCCCCGGCCGGCAAGGAAAGCAACTGGATACAAACCATGCCCGGAAAAGGCTGGTTCACGATGCTTCGTCTTTACGGCGCGCTCGAACCCTGGTTCAATAAAACGTGGCGTCCAAGGGAAATCGAGTTATTGGGTTAA